TCTCTGACTTAAAGCTCTCCAGCGTTGTCATGATAGTTTTCACTTGCTCGCACTCCTCAGTCAGTTCCTTACTAAGCTGGAAACAAACGGAAGAAGTATTGTATTTGCACTGCATCACTGAGCAGCCAGCTGAAAATACAGCAGCTGAActaacaaaaacatacaaaaaaaaccaaaacaatgcaCAATGTTGGGCAAAAAAgcaaaaccacaacaacaacaaaaaactccTTCAAGAAGCATGGCATAAAACACAGCAGATCGATATATAGGCAACAATTTGGGTAGTTACTTAATTTAATAAAGTGCTTAATTAGCATTTAAGTCAATGGTAACCAGGACATAAAAAGAGCAAATATAGAAATCACCAgataaatcttataaaatacTCGATAttagctttttatttttcatttaaattacgCCATCATCTTTGCGTGCCAGAGTTCACCATAGATTTAAATTCAGGATTCTCTGAGTGCCAGGCTTCTCTCTTATAATGTCTCTGCATTTACACCAGCAACATTACAGAATGCTTTTGCATGTATTTTGTCCACCAGAGACGACCAAACTCATAGATCACAACAAACATGAGAAATGACACAAATTAAAGTTTTCTTAAAATTATCCACCTTGAACAAAAAACAGCCGTTGACATTAAAGGAAAGCTTTTCATCCAGGATTAAGTCCCATGTACAGTTGAACTGAAGTCTCAGGTTCAGTAACTGATATACCACGGGACTCACCTGTTGCCATCTGACTGTAAGTGCAGGGTCTCTGAGGGACTGACAGTGCTTGTGGATCTGTTGAATGACGCCCTGGTAGTACACAATGGAGGAGTCATAGTTCCCAAGCAAGGCGTACTCTCGGCCCTTCTTGGCGTTATCACATATGTCTGACAGATTCATGCTTAATAACAGCTacgtggaaaaaaagaaacaagcaatTGCATGACCTGATTAGTGAAACAGTAAGAGTTCAaaggtcaaaggagtttgcaaagaaactgactactttgactacgatgacctggatgactgagaaccttcacagacataagaGTTCAAAGGTTAATTCTAGTTCAGTGTTTCAATCTAAAGCCTCCacgtttttcttccttttattaatattactattattaaATGTCCTCATTATAATTGAATGTTATAACACGATGGGGCAGCTCCTTGAATGTCGGCTGCCCATCAGATACCTCAGAAACGGCTACACCCGGTAAAGCACGTTAGTTAAGCTAGCTGATGTCGGTTTTGAATGAACGCATTTGCCCCAGGCGCTTCACCTGCTTACTAAATGAAACCTCTGTTCAAatcagcttctttttttaagcaCACCCTGTAATATTACCGGCGTTAGCCCTTTGCTAGCTTGCTACTAGGCCAcagaggagaaaacaaaacGAATCCTGTGGCAATAACCCAAACGGTACTTAATCCTCCCAGCGTGCGTTCAAATTGCCGGTAGACAAAAACACCCTACCGACGagctaaattaaattttaattgcgtgtttacaaaaaaaattctCATACCTGTATGAAAAGCCCTCGCTTGTATGCTTTTTAATCAGATGTCCAGCATTGAGGACAGTGTTACCATGGCCGCGGAGAGACGCCGCGCGAGGAATACAAACGGCTCTTTGCCGTGCTGCTTTCACGGATTTGCTGCAGGCTGGTAAATGTGACACCCTAGACGTCGCCGATGAAAGCAATTCGGCTGCTGACCTGTGATCGCCGCTTATATATTAACGCAGTCAAAATCTAACCTAGTGTAAGGCCTAAATTGTTAGATGTATTCtatgtataaatacacaattaGCTACAAATGAAGGATTTGCTATTTTACGTGTTTACGCTAATGTATCAAAAGAGCTATGTCATGCACAGGTTTGCCACTGGTCGTCGCTAATGTGTCAAATACTGCAAGGTATCGTCTTTAATTTCACTACAAAGCTTGTAGCTGTAGTTTTGGAACTTTTAATCGTGTAACACGATCCTTTTCAAGTGATTaagtgaaacttttttttccttagcACAAATTAAAGCGGATCTAGATTGGCTACAGGTcatgaattaaaatgaaaaaaaaccccaaaacacacacatataaacacaccaGCTGTGAAGCAATAACTGACAGAGCAGTGTTGACTCAGCGGTGACCACCGCTAACATTACACTTGGAGTGGCAAGCAACACCAGAAACATTAAGAAAAGAACATGACACCGAAACAACCacttttattgattttcatCTTTAcagtgtattattattattgtatacATGCAACACATTAAACAGTCAGCTGTGGTGTTTTTCCTCAGATCCACTGAATTTCTTTTTAGGCATGCTTTTCAAGTGAACTAGGTGGAGCAGCTACATTTTATCCCTTGTGTTCTTGATCTTTCTCTTCAAACAGCTGTCCATGTGCATTAGCTGACACAAATACATTCAATAACAGCACCAAGTCTCACACTGCACTTTTAAGAACTAAAATATCACTTCAGAACATTCAATTGCAGTGTTCGTCACAGTATCAGCATATCCTATTGGtccctttacacacacacacacacacaaaaaaaatcaatttttctCTTCATTACGTTTGTCTTTTAATTGCATTGAGACCTGCAGATACACTATAGTGCAGTAATGCTGCTGTACTGGCAACGGCTGCATATCATTTATGATCATGCATCCACTAAAGTGCGCTCTGCAATCTTCTGTTTGCAGACTCGGCGATCCGAAGTGCAGTTTGGGCTACAAATACTCGGCATACCTCCATATGCATTCATGCATTTTACTGActtgtttatttaatttagcTGTGCCTCATACCAGGCAGGGAAAATTGTAAAATCTTACCAAGCTTCTATCATTTCTAGCTAACTGATATGAGAGTGCTTTATAAATTTTAAGCCTCTGTGTTGTTGAAATCTGCTTTTCTCAGCACACTCCTGAAGGACTGCCATGATAGTATTATATAATCCAAGTACATCCATGGAGGATGTAGGTGACCTCAGCATTGACAAGTTGCTGCTTCCCGCTCTCTCTGGTTCCACATTTGCCTCAAATTGCTCTCACTGGGCTGCTTTAGTCTCAGGGGTTTGTGGCTCTTCAGCCTGTAAGCTAAAGTCAGAAAGATAGCAtccacattttccttttcagacGGGTCCTTGGCTGAAGTCTCAAACAGCGGGAAGTTGTAGCTGTCAGCGAGACACTGTGCGGCTGATGTGGGAACCTCCCGGCGGTCCCTCAGGTCACACTTGTTTCCTACCATGATGCGGGGCACAAGGGGCCCCACGGAGTGCCGGCTGCACTCCTGAATCCACTCGGGGATGCTCTCGAAGGAAGAAAGGCTGGTCACGTCATACACAAAGATCACAGCGTGGACGCTGCGGTAGTAGTGCTCCACCATGCTCTTCCTGAAGCGCTCCTGACCTGCTGTGTCCCAAATCTGTAACTAGCACAGCAGAAACAAATTGATGCCACAGAGTCCTATTTAAAGCATACGGCCAgtgttattttatatttgtgtttttgccaGCCAGTTCAATAGGAGGCAGCAAAGCGTCATTCCAGCTTCCCTATTTTGTTTATGCTGCTCAGCTCCAACCTTCAACGTTTGTTCCTACTAAGTGCTTACATAtgctgtatgtgtttgtgtgtgtgtgtaaatatacATCTCTATTTTTGCAGAATTACatactgtttttttcttaatgtttcAGCATGATGCatcttgatttttttcaaaacaaagttTTAGCAGCCTCAGGGAAATGGAAGGATACTGCACAGCAGAATAAGCCATACTttattagggatgggtatcgaaaaccggttcttgttgagaaccggttcccactgtttcaattccttggaatcgtttgccatttttgcaaacgattcccttatcgattccagtcgccccgaatgacgtcaccacgttgcggagcg
This DNA window, taken from Oreochromis niloticus isolate F11D_XX linkage group LG16, O_niloticus_UMD_NMBU, whole genome shotgun sequence, encodes the following:
- the zgc:101559 gene encoding ras-related protein Rab-33B isoform X1, translating into MAIENKPGEEFDTIFSRNDSLELSSHHEYDTTHARIFKIIVIGDSNVGKTCLTYRFCGGTFLKNPEATIGVDFRERTLELDGESIKLQIWDTAGQERFRKSMVEHYYRSVHAVIFVYDVTSLSSFESIPEWIQECSRHSVGPLVPRIMVGNKCDLRDRREVPTSAAQCLADSYNFPLFETSAKDPSEKENVDAIFLTLAYRLKSHKPLRLKQPSESNLRQMWNQREREAATCQC
- the zgc:101559 gene encoding ras-related protein Rab-33B isoform X2, translated to MAIENKPGEEFDTIFSRNDSLELSSHHEYDTTHARIFKIIVIGDSNVGKTCLTYRFCGGTFLKNPEATIGVDFRERTLELDGESIKIWDTAGQERFRKSMVEHYYRSVHAVIFVYDVTSLSSFESIPEWIQECSRHSVGPLVPRIMVGNKCDLRDRREVPTSAAQCLADSYNFPLFETSAKDPSEKENVDAIFLTLAYRLKSHKPLRLKQPSESNLRQMWNQREREAATCQC